The Deltaproteobacteria bacterium genome includes a window with the following:
- the nrdR gene encoding transcriptional repressor NrdR produces MKCPFCSSLNNKVIDSRLSQEDSIVRRRRACEACGKRFTTYEQVEETFPLVVKKDGRREPYDRNKVIVGLQKATEKRPISVETIGKAVSDIEGEILDRGEKEVASHWIGALVMNKLKVLDEVAYVRFASVYRSFKDVGEFVTLIKNRNRL; encoded by the coding sequence ATGAAATGCCCTTTCTGTTCATCCCTCAATAACAAAGTCATCGATTCGCGGCTTTCGCAAGAGGATAGCATTGTACGTAGACGAAGGGCCTGTGAGGCCTGTGGCAAGCGGTTCACCACCTACGAACAAGTAGAAGAGACTTTTCCCCTCGTGGTTAAAAAAGATGGGCGGCGTGAACCCTATGATCGTAACAAGGTCATCGTGGGTCTGCAAAAGGCCACTGAAAAACGCCCCATTTCGGTCGAAACCATCGGAAAGGCGGTCAGTGATATTGAAGGAGAAATTTTAGATAGAGGGGAAAAAGAGGTGGCTTCGCACTGGATTGGCGCATTAGTCATGAACAAACTTAAAGTATTAGATGAGGTAGCCTACGTGCGATTTGCCTCGGTCTATCGTTCGTTTAAAGACGTGGGAGAATTTGTGACCTTGATCAAAAATCGCAATCGGTTATAA
- the rpiB gene encoding ribose 5-phosphate isomerase B, whose translation MKIALACDHAGLSLKAAILRFLNSRKIEVLDFSPLNSDRVDYPDYAIRVAEKVSRGEADAGVLVCGTGIGMSIVANKYKGVRAAVVSDVETAKLTKEHNNANVIALGGRLHSPEKATQMIAAWLDASFAEGRHRVRLDKIQSIEKKMSYIQSIDPQVYEAIELEKARQEYHLELIASENFVSPAVMEAQGSVLTNKYAEGYPAKRYYGGCEYYDIIENLAIDRAKQLFGAEAANVQPHSGSQANMAAYLVALKPGETVLGMDLSHGGHLTHGAKVNFSGFLFHAFTYGVKEDSGLLDYDQVRDLAKTHHPKLIVVGASAYARKIDFKLFREIADEVGAKLLADIAHPAGLVAAGLHPSPVPYCEFVTSTTHKTLRGPRGGLILCRQEFAKPINSKIFPGIQGGPLMHVIAAKAIAFQEALKPEFKKYCEQVISNAQKLGATLMAQGYKLVSGGTDNHLILVDLKDKPITGQQAEEALGRAGITVNKNTVPGEKRSPFVTSGMRIGTPAVTTRGMKESEMEMIGNWIVSILNEINNNELQKKIKQQVKELCTQFPLYRK comes from the coding sequence GCTGAAAAGGTGTCGCGGGGCGAGGCCGATGCAGGTGTTTTGGTTTGTGGCACTGGCATTGGCATGTCCATCGTGGCTAATAAATATAAAGGGGTGAGGGCTGCGGTAGTTTCGGATGTTGAAACCGCTAAACTTACCAAAGAACATAACAATGCCAATGTGATTGCCTTAGGGGGTAGGCTCCATTCCCCTGAAAAAGCCACTCAAATGATAGCGGCTTGGTTAGATGCAAGCTTTGCGGAGGGGAGGCATCGCGTGCGGCTCGATAAAATTCAATCCATTGAAAAAAAGATGAGCTACATTCAAAGTATTGACCCGCAAGTTTATGAAGCCATTGAGTTAGAAAAGGCGAGGCAAGAATATCACCTGGAATTAATCGCCAGTGAAAATTTTGTAAGCCCAGCGGTCATGGAGGCCCAAGGCAGTGTATTGACCAACAAATATGCCGAAGGTTATCCAGCCAAACGCTATTATGGTGGTTGCGAATATTATGACATCATTGAAAACTTGGCTATTGATCGCGCTAAACAATTGTTTGGGGCAGAGGCGGCTAATGTTCAACCACATTCCGGCTCGCAAGCCAACATGGCTGCTTATTTGGTGGCGTTAAAACCGGGTGAAACCGTTTTAGGTATGGACTTGAGCCATGGTGGCCATTTAACCCACGGGGCCAAGGTTAATTTTTCAGGGTTTCTTTTTCATGCGTTTACTTATGGGGTGAAAGAAGATTCAGGTCTATTAGATTATGACCAAGTGCGTGATTTAGCCAAAACGCATCACCCCAAGCTCATTGTGGTGGGGGCCAGTGCCTATGCGCGGAAAATCGATTTTAAACTTTTTAGAGAAATCGCCGATGAAGTAGGGGCCAAACTTTTAGCCGACATTGCGCATCCGGCAGGGCTCGTGGCGGCAGGTTTACATCCAAGCCCAGTGCCTTATTGTGAATTTGTGACGAGCACGACTCATAAAACCCTGCGCGGGCCTCGCGGGGGTTTGATTTTGTGTCGCCAAGAATTTGCCAAACCCATCAATAGTAAAATCTTTCCCGGTATTCAGGGTGGGCCCCTAATGCATGTGATTGCTGCAAAGGCTATAGCCTTTCAAGAGGCCTTAAAACCTGAATTTAAAAAATATTGTGAGCAAGTGATTAGCAATGCCCAAAAGTTGGGGGCAACGCTTATGGCGCAAGGGTATAAGCTGGTTTCGGGTGGCACCGACAATCATTTGATATTGGTCGATCTTAAAGACAAGCCCATCACGGGTCAGCAGGCCGAAGAGGCCTTAGGGCGAGCAGGCATTACCGTTAATAAAAATACCGTGCCGGGTGAAAAGCGGTCGCCGTTTGTCACCAGTGGCATGCGGATTGGCACACCGGCCGTTACGACACGAGGCATGAAGGAATCTGAAATGGAAATGATTGGTAACTGGATTGTGAGTATTCTCAACGAGATCAATAATAATGAACTGCAGAAGAAAATTAAACAACAAGTTAAAGAACTGTGTACCCAATTCCCATTGTATAGAAAATAG